Below is a window of Sus scrofa isolate TJ Tabasco breed Duroc chromosome 3, Sscrofa11.1, whole genome shotgun sequence DNA.
GGGAGCCCCAGTGAACTCTGGAACTGCCAGGACCCCCTGGGTCCGACTCCCCTTGGGTCGATGGGGACACTGGCGGTGAGAGAACTCAGCCCAAGACCTTGGGAAGAGTACGTTTATTCATTAAAGTTTGAGGTCTGAACCCCTCTACATCCTCGTGCCCTCAGTGCCCACCTGAGTCCTTCTGTGCTGGAACAAGGAGCAGCCTGCGGGGCCTTGAAGTTTGGGGTTTCATGTCCCCTCTGGCCGGCAACTTTTAGGCCAGGAAGCTTCGGATGGCAGCCATGAAGTCTTGCGGGCTGTCGCTGTGGACCAAGTGGCCAGCATTAGGCAAGGTCTGCATCTGAGCCCGAGGGAAGAGCCGCCTAATCTCAGGGTGGTGGCTGGGACTGTCCAACGGAGAGAAGGCCGCCAAGAAGGTGTGAAAGTAGGAAGATGGGGCGagaaggagagaagcagaggcCAAGTGGGGCTAGATGGAGAGCCACGCGAACCCACATGCCCAGTGGGGTTTCCGGGTTCTCAGGCACCCCTGGCCAACCCTCAGGCCCTCCCAGAGGCAggctccccaggctggggggccaGATAAGTCGGGCACACCACTCCCACCACCCTGCCTGGCTTACAGCACGAATTGAGAGTTTCCACCAATGAGGAAGAGGGCTGGTCCAGAGTAGGATTCTTGCCGTGGTGGGAAGTTCAAGATTTTGTCCCAGTGCTGGGACAAAGCGTCCAAGTTCACTCTCCACACGAAGTGCCCATCCACCTCCACCAGGTTGGTAAGAAGGAACTGCCGTACGCTTATGCTCTGTGGGGGTTCAGTAGTTGTGTTGGGGGGGACTGTGAGGCGTGgggctgcccctcctcctttgACAGGTCCCAGCCCACAGTGCCATTCAGGAGCGGGGGTGCATTACCTGGATGACAGAGCTGAGCTTCTCACTGGCCAGTTTCCGGGCACTGGAGAGGGATGCCCCATTCGGGAGGTCTATGGCCTTCATGGCTGCTACGTAGTTCGGAAAGTTCGAGCTGGATGTGCTCTCCACTGGGCTAATGTCCACGGCAATCAGGCGCTCCACCAGCTCTGGCTGCAGGAGAAAATGAGATGGGGACCCTAGGGCAGGCACAGTGGGTTTCAggcatagtttcttttttttggtcttttttttgctatttcttgggccgctcccgcggcatatggaggtttccaggctaggggtggaatcggagctgcagccactggcctacgccagagccacagcaacgctggatccgagctgcatctgccacctccaccacagctcacggcaacactggatcattaacccactgagcaagggcagggaccgaacccgcaacctcatggttcctagtcagattcgttaaccactgcgccacgacgggaactccaggcatagTTTCTGAGTCCTGAACTTGGCTGTCCAAGGCTCCTTGGAGTCCCGGGTTGCCTGTTGGGTGCTCAGGGCCCGCAATGGATGAGAGAAAGACAGGGATGGCTCACCCTTTGAAGTGCCAGCAGCATGGCTGTCTTGCCTCCCATGCTGTGGCCAATGAGGACGCAGGGCACTAGGCCCAGCTGGGGCAGGAGGTCCTGCAGATCCTGGCTCATGGCCTCGTAGCTCATGTCTGGGCTGTGGGGGCTGTCGCCATGGTTTCGAGCATCCACTGTCAGCACCTGGGGAGCAGGTGAGATGGGGACAGCAATGGCATGTACATTCCGGGCATAACCTAAAGCCTGGCAGGCCTGCAGGCTGAGGGAGATGGAGAGCCTGGGGGGAGatccagaagaggaaaaagggcCCAGGTGATGAGAGGACTCAGTTCTCGGACCTTGGAGGTTCAGATGAAGAACCAGGAGCCACTCTGCCAGAAGGCCCAAGGAGTGTGACCACGTCTCTGGAGGTCTGGCCTAGCTGGGTAGCAACTACAGAGAAAGCAGAATTTGCAATAGTTGGAGCACAGAAGAACGGGTTGCTGATAAGAGCTGGTGAGCCCCCTGTCATCCTTGGGGAATAAGCAGGGTCTGGCCCTCTTGGGGGTAAGGTGTTGGCACTTAGGCATGGGACGGCAGAGCCTAGCTCAAGGTGGAGCACTCAGGCATCCAAAACACGAATGAAGGAATGGATGGGTGAAAGCACAAGGGAATGTATGGGGTTCATCTATGGCCTAGGTCTGCCTGCCCTGCGGGCTCCATACTTAGAAGGAcaaccttttctttcatttccgcTCAGAGACCTGCCTCTACCGGCGCTGGGGACAGAGAAGCGGGCCTCTAGTCGCCTCCTCTAGGGCCCCGCCCACCAAGGCCCGCCTCTCTCCGGGCCCGCCTCTGGAAGCTTACCCTCCTGCCAGTCTGCTGGGCTAGGGCCTTGGCGATGGAGCTGAAGTTGGCTTTGCTTCCAAAGAGCCCATGCAAAAAGACGAGGGGCGGGCGGGCTACCTCCCCGTCCAAAAGCTTGTAGGAAAGCGGCACCGGCCTGACGGAAGGAACAAGGATGAGCGGAGGGTCTGAGCCAGCTGGGAAAGCCGCTTAGGGAGCGGCCTCGGGAGGGGGCGGGCCCAAGCAGAGGAAAAGGAACCACCTGGGCCggaatggagggggaggggcgaaGGAAGGCCTCCCACCCCGGCGCCCTTGACTGACCTCGGCTCTGTGCCGCCTTGGCTGCTGCTGAGTGCAACAGGCACTCTGGAGAAGCTGGGACTGGAGGGGCCGATCCCCCTATGGGGGAGCCTCCAGGCGCGGGCGCAGCGGAGCATCCCCGGGATCGGAGACCTGGCGCGAACCTCGTGCTGTTCGCTAGCCACGCCTTGCGTCTTTAGGCGGGCCCCCGCCCAGTTCCGACTGGAGCTCcaccctctcccccgccccccaaggcGGAACGCCCCTCCGTCGCCACGTTTCCTTACGTAATTCCAGAGAACTGTCGGTCTCTCCCAGCTCCGCCCCTTGCGCCAGTACGTACGCCTGCGGGCATTTTCCCCCACAGGAGAGCACCGCCCTGGCCACGTCCCGGGCGGAGCCACCCAGTACTTTGGCCCCGCCCCCACAATGCtccgccaggccccgccccgtACAGAATCCTTGTGGGGAATCGGGGCTTGCGGTTTGGGAGTTAGGTCCCAGGTGCTCTTGAAGACCGGAGTTTGGGCGTGAACTCAAGGTGGCCGCGGGGCAGATCCTTGACTAGCATAGGAGGTCCTGCCTGGGCCCGCTGCCGGCCCCACACCTGGCTTGTTCCTTTGCCCTCACGCGCCGCCTTGGGTGGGTCCCTTATTTTCTGTGCCGCTGGCGGGCGCGGGCGAGAGGCGCCAGGAGTGGCTCCCGTCGTCGAGGCGCCAGCTAGGAGGCGCCGTGCTTCACAGCCAGGGGCTCAGGCAGGCCAGACAGAGCACCTCTTACCAATCCTGACTCTAGAAAAGAGCTAGGAGGGACTCTAGAGGTGATCTCCAACCTCACACCCCCGCCTGCCCCGccctttacagatggggaagtgGAGGCAAATGACTTTTACGAGAGGCAGAACTGGAACCTCTGGACTTCGAGTCAAAGTGGGAGGCCAGGTGTTCGTACTAGAGAGGACATTTGCCGCACTGAGCCGAAATGGTTCAGATACGCTCACCCCCGCCCACCGTTTACCAGCAGAGAAATAAACACGCCTCCCACCCCATTAGCACGTCTGCTGGCTGGTCACCTCCTTTTGGAACTCTGACGggctgccattttcttttttttctttttttttatatatataaaatgatttttttttcgttatagctggtttacagtggttgttcgttttgcttttgagggccacacccggggcatatggaagttcccaggctaggggtggaattggagctgcagctgccggccacagccacagccatagcattgctggatccgagctgcgtccgcgGCCTATAttccacggctcatggcaacctgagacccttaacccactgagcgaggccagggatggaaccggcatcctcttggatcctagtcgtgttcgttagccgctgagccacgaagggaacgccccTGGTTGCCATTTTCTCTCCTCAGTCTGGGGATGGGGTAGCAGTGGCGACATTGCCTTCTACCTAGGCTGGTTCCCACCGCAGTCCAGCCTTCGGCAGTTGCAGGAGTAGCTGCTCTTTCTACAGCATTCTTCTGCTCAGAAACCATCAGGGACTTCCCATCTGTAAAGTTGAGAGTTGAAACTTCACAGCACCCCAGGCTTGCTCCTGTCTGATCTTACCTGTCTATCCACCCATGCTCCCCATTCTCTCGATAGCTCACCAGGCACCCTGATTACTACGCTGAACACCTTGCTTTAGGTCTTTACACCCAGCACTGCCCCTTGCTGGGATGCTGTGTCCACCTTCCAGAAAGCTAGTTGCCCAAGTCCTCCACATCTTTTAAGGCCCTGGATAACTGCTTCCACTTTCCTTAAGCCTTCCCAGATTCCCCCAGTTGAAACTAATCTCTCCCACCCCTTGTTCTCAAAGCATATGTTAGAGTCTATTGTATAATATTACagaactggctttttttttggtctttttagggccacacccatggcatatggaggttcccaggctaggggtccaatcagagctacagctgccggcctactccacagccagagccacgcagaatctgagctgcatctgtggtctacaccacagctcacagcaatgctaacccactgaatgaggccatgaattgaacccgcaacctcatcgttcctagtcggattcgtttctgcttcgccatgacaggaactccagaactggcTTTCTATGTGTCCACCATAGTCTGGGGGCTCCTAGAGGACCTGGGTCATGTTTTGCTCATCTGGTGCAAAGGGCAATAGTCATTTTACAGAAAGACAATGGAGAGATTCGGGCACGAGCTGAGGCTTAGGTATAGATTCAGCTGGTAGCTGGACCAGTGGGTCACACTgccttctcccccacctccttagGACAGGCCTGATGGAGTCAGTACAGCACCCTGACTCCATGACCTAATAAATGCCTTCCCTAATGAAGTGGCCCCGTCTTGAGCCAGCTTGGTGATGGACAGGTGTTTTGTTCTAATCTGAGGAGGGTTTTGAGGTCACTGGAGACTAAACACACCAAGTGGTGTGATCATTTACTGCCAGCATACTCATTACGGGAATGATGAGAACATCTGAGCCCTAGATGGGGACGGGTCCAAGGTTTGGGAGGGGTCTTTGGAGGAGATCGAGCAGGATGTTTTGCTAGAATCCGTGGATGGAGGGGAAAAGGGTTGATGTCCTGTTGGTGATTCAGAAGAATAGCATTTCAGAGATGGTTTCAAGTgggcccccatcccaccccagcctACTATCTGAGAAACCTGAACCTGGCCCACAGCCCTTGACCATCTGTGCCCAGCCAGAGCCCTAGGTCTAGgggcaggagcagccctgaaacATTTCTGAGTCCTCAGCTCCAGCTATGTCACGTGGCTGGTTAGGGCCTGGCCAGCTGGTAAGCAGAAAAACCAGTTGGCTTGAGGTTTCCACTTCAACACTCCAGAAAAATCGGTCGGGCCAGGAGAGAGGTTGTTGCTACCTGGGAAGGACTGTGGTGAtggggtgctggggaggggtCAACCTGAGGGCCACCCACCCCTCCCAGTTTGTCAGGAATGAGCCAGTGGACTTGCTATTGGTTGGTGACGGTCTTCCTCTTGGGGGGTGTCAAGTCCCTGAGATGCTATATGTGGGTGGAGAAGCTGGCCACAGAATAAGACCACTCTACCTCGGGGATCCAGTCTCCACTTCCACAACCCTGTTCCCAGCAGTGCAACCTCCCCGTGGAGTGGGAGTGTGGGAACATCCTCATTTAACTTCTGGAAAAAATGGGGCCACGGGAAGTGAAATCACCCAGCTCCCAACATGCAGCCCGAGCACAGCCAGCCTGAAGTCCTTCCTGGGCTTCCTGTGTTACTCCTAGGCCAGTGCTCTGGATGTGTCATCACCGCTGATGTAGCTGGGGACCAAGAGCCGAAGAGGTGCGGCCTCTGGCGGCAGGGATACTGCACCCTGGTGGTGGTGGCGTTGAATGGGTTAAGGCAGGGAGGCAGCGGTTGTCCCTCAACCGCACCTGGCTCAGTATCGGTCACGTGGTCAGGGTTTCACCTGCCCCGCTGAGCAGGGACAATCAGGCTGCTTGTTCCTCCACTGGTCACCATGGTGACAGGAGTGCGCCTGGGGAGGTCACCAGGGCAAATTCCTGCCCGCCGGCCGGGTGGGGCAGGGGTATCAGTCAAGCTGGGGTCGCCAGGGCTCCTGGAAGCCCCCTTGAGGTTTGCTGTGGGACTCCTGTCCAGCCTCCTCCCatgccacccccccgcccccctgcctcCAACCCAGCCTCTCTCTTCCTCGATTTTGAAGCTGAGTGTATTAAACTGCCCAGACTTTCTTCTGCGttatcttgtttaatcctcacagcagcctgTTCTGCACACGAATCCCCTGGGCCTCCCCCAGACTCAGGGAGCACGTTGAGGACAtgtgctccttccttccttcctcctgcagaTGTTCTTGGAAACTCATACCTTTCTAGACATGGACACCTTTCTCCAGACAGCCGGTGAACAAAACCACAAGCTAATGAGCCACACGACAGTGGACAGTGTGgcgtatttattttcttctgagcaGGATGGGGAGGCTCCTGGGGACCCTGTGCAGGAGACAGAGCCTGCACGTGATGCTCTGGTGTCAGGAACACCTCTGGGCCCCCTTTCTGCCACCTACAGGCTTTACCTGTACCTCCTTCTGCCAAGCTTCCCACCAGGCCCAGAGATGttccatctccttccttcctgctttcatcctctctctcctctgctccagAACCCTCCTCCCCAGAGGCCTTGCTAACTCTGGTCAACCTTTTCCCCCACCTCCAGACTCCCGTGCGCAGTAACAGCCTCATCACACGCACAGATTTTTGAACTGGGTGGGGTGAGGACACCTCCTCTTTTGGGATGGAGGGAGTCTGTGTTTTGAAACCCAGCAACCTCCACTCCCTCCACTCCCTTTGAGAAACAGCAGCCCGCAAGATACACACCAGCCTCCCCTGCCAGCGTTTTGGTGGCTTCATTTCCTGAGCACTAattgccaggtgctggggatgtAAGCGTGCCCCCCGACCAACGCACAGACCTGACAGTCTAGTGGGGAAGATACAGACGGATATGTAATCACACGCTCAGTACCTACGTACAGGAAAGTGAGAGCATAAAACCGAGGCTTCCGACTGGCCCTGCAGAAGGGATGCTTGAGTGGAGATCTGAAGGACGAGTAGGAGTCAGTCGGCAAGGTGAAGGGGTTATAGCGGAGGAGGGTGTTCCAGAAGTGGGGACACTGCGTGCAAGGGTGACGCCATCCCACTTGTCAAGGCAGGATCAGGAGTCATTCCTGGTGcctctcacccccgcccccccgccgccATCTAGTCCCTCACCTAGTTCTGTGGATGTTTATCTCCCAAATAGCTCTGATCTCCGTCCACTTCCGCCCATCTACGCAGCCCCATCTCTCCCCTCCATCACCGCTGCCTTCTCACTAGACTAGTCCTCTTGGCCCCTTCGGTTATTTCCCTACATAGCAGCCTGATCTCTTCCAAAGATCTAACCtatggctgtacagcagaaatgggcacaacattgtcaatcaactataataataaaaaaaaaatactcaaagctCTAACACATTTCTTTGTTAATCTAGTTTGTTGCTCTctccattttcctatttttctgtgCTCTGGGTTTGTGTTCACTGTTCCTGGGGTGGCGTGTGGCAGCCCAGAGTAGAAAAGCTGGTTTATGTGTTTCAAAAGCTGAAGCCCAGAGGGGAAGAGGATGGCTCAGGAGAGATAACTGTCTTGGCCAGGAATGGGGGGCGGGAGGATGTCTGCCACTTACTTCTTGGCAGGGTCCCCAGAAAGGAATGGCTCCTGGGTTTGCTTGCAAAATCATTCCCAGCTCTGCGCCTCAAGCAGGCACCGTGCAAAACATAGGACCAAAGGGGCCGCGGAAACAGGATGATGATGTCTCAGCAGCGATCACTGTTGCCTGAGGGCTGGATACCGTCCAACCTcgccctccccccagcctcctccctcacctcccccagGAAATTTGGCTCTGCTGAATATCCCAACCTCAAGAGGACTGAAGTTCAACCTGTTTCCAACTGCCTCAGCAGAATGGAACATCATGGCAATAGTGTTATTGCCTGGCTCCGTTTATGGACTGGCGTTCCTAATTGCCACAGTGCTATACACAGCGGACTTTCTTCATAAATCAACTATCCAACAATTCATTgggcaaatatttactgagcacttgcgGATGCCAAGTATGAATTTTAGAGCCAGAGATATGGCAATTATATGGCCTTCTTCCTCAAGAACAGAAAaagccaccctccacccccagaaCTTCTACTCTCAAGTGGGGAAGACAAGCCATcagcaaataaacaagcaaataaatgtgtaaatacaAATCGTGACAAGTTCAGTGGGCAGGATGCTGTGTTTGGTAATAATTGGGGTGGGAGATATTAAATAGGGTGGTAAGAAAAGGCCTAAGGTAAGGTGAAATCTATAGGATAAGAAGGAGGCGGGGGTCATATAAACACCAGGGGGAAAATGTTTTGGGCAGagggaatagcatgtgcaaaggccctgaagtaCCCAGGATGttccccacactttttttttttttttgtcttttctaggtccgcaccatggcacatggaggttcccaggctagggatctaatcagagctgtagacaccagcctacgccagagccacagcaatgcaggatccgagccgcgtctgcaacctacaccacagctcacagcaacaccggatcttaacccgctaagccaggccagggaccgaacccgcaacctcatggttcctagtcggatttgttaaccactgagccacgacgggaactcccttctcaccttttaaaaaagttttttggctgtgcccacatcaTACAGaacttccccagccagggatcgaacccatgccacagcagtgacaacactagatccttaacccatggagccaccagggaactcctttgttagagaagaaggcagaggaaACTGGAGCCAGAAAACAAGGAGAGAAAGGCATATAGGTGGTGGACTGGGGTTGGTCCCTAGAGGAGTCTGGTAAGGGGTTTTGTCTTTATTAAAGAGAAATGAGAGCCAGTAAGGGTTTAAGCTTTATATTTTAAGAGGACTACTTGGCTGCacaggagagggtggggagggccaGATTAAAGGTGAAgtgcaggagaggaaggaaaatcaGCCAGGAAGCTGTTATAGTTTTCCAGCTGAGACAAGAtggtaacttttcatttttattttttatttatttattttgtctttttttagggccacacctgggacatatggagattcccaggctagggatcgaattggagttacaactgctggcctaagccacagccacagcaacgcaggatctgagccgtgtttgcgacttacacaacagctctcggatccttaacccactgagcaaggccagggattgaactcatgtcctcatggatgctagttgggttcgttaaccactgagccacaacgggaactccaagatggtaaCTTTTGACTGGGAGGTATCTGTGGAGATAGAGGTAGATGGATTTGAGATATGTTTTGAGTTAGAATCAGTAGGATTGGATGAAGAAATAGATGGATACAGAGGAAGAGGATGGTGAGGAGAAGGAAGAACTCAAGGACAACTCCCAAGTTGCTGGACTGAGCACAAGGGTGGGTATTTGTGCCATTTACAGAGATGGGGAAGGCTagagaggaatttttttccctctaagggTACTAGTGATAGGGAGAAACTAGAGTTCCACTGGAGGcatgttaagtttgagatgccCCTGAGATAgcataatagttaacatttatttagtgtttCTCACATGCCAAGTACTGTTCCAAGTGCTTTATCTCCATTAACTCATTTACACCTCATAGTGATTGTGAGAGGGTGCATGTATGTATAGCTGAGAGAATTGAGCCACGGAGAGGTTAGTTAATTGCCCGTGATCACACAGCTTGGAAGCTGCAGGGCCAGGACCCAGTCCCGAGGGGATTGGGCTCCAGTGGCCATGCTGTTAACCACTGCCCTCACTGTCTTCGCGGTATACGAGGAGGCAGCTGGATGGCTGAGTGGGGAGCTGGGCAGAGAGGTCTGGAGCTGGAGAATGTTAAAGCTGGGGGGCATGGAGAGACCCTCAAAGTGGGTAATGGTACattggagggagagaagagggccTAAGACAGGACCTTTGGAGGATGGcgggaggggaggtggaggccATGTGCACAGAGGGACGAGGAAGGCCTGGTGAGGGTGGTGTCTCAACGGGCAGGACGAGCAGGAGCTCTGAGGGAGAGCGAGCAATCATCCCCGTCAGAAGCTGCTGAGGGGGGTTcctgaggggagttcccgctctggAACAACGGCttcgactgcagtggctcagttgcTGCGGAGGTGCGGGTTCGACCCCCGGCCAGGCGCaaggggttaaaggatcaggagctgctgcagctgtggcctcgggagcacctgtggctcagattcaatccttggcctggaaaattccggtgcggccaaaaaaaaaaaaaaaaagaatataggaaaaaaaaaaaaaatgttgctgagaATGTGAGTAAGCTCCTGAGAGAAAACTGACCGTTGGCCATGGCAACCTGGAGGCCACTGGGACCTTGCCAGGAGCAGCGTGGAGTGGCGAAGGAGAGGGGGCAGGAGCAGATGGGAGTGGCTCATGGGTATGTGGGTGGGGAAGCGAAATTGAAGGGGGAGTGAGATAACTCTTGAGATGAGCAGAGCAATGGGGTGGCATCTGTTTGGACATGTGAAGTcgaggaaacattttttttaaagatgagatacTCAACCATGTTTATATGTTGATGTGAAGGACTCAGTAGAGAGCGGGTGGTGTTTGGTAACGCAAGAGAAAGAAGGTATTTCTGAGGGAGATTTTTCTCTGCCAATACAGGTTTAcctttttgatttttatctttaattttaaacacttaaacatttttatttatttttattatttatttatttaacttagtTTATAGGGTCTacctttatttatctatttttttgtcttttgtctttttagggccgcacttgcggcatgtggaggttcccaggctaggggtctaattggagctaccgctgccagcctacaccacagctacagcaatgcaggatctgaactgcatctgcgacctacatcacagttcacggcaacgctagatccttaacccactgatcaaggccagggctcgaacccccaaccacatgattcctagtcggatttgtttctgctgtgccacgacgggaactcctgctttatcttaaaataaatctcagatATCATACTATTTATTCTGTAACTATTTCAATATGTCTCTCTAAAAGCTAATGTCTTTTAAACATAAACCACCATGtcatttacataatttaaaaggtAATCATTCCTTAGTTCCCTAATATTATCAATTACCCATTTAATGTTCACTTTCCTAATTGTCTCACAAATGCCACAATTAAGATCCACAACTGAGATTGGTTGatatgtcttttgtttcttcttttttgacctATAGTCTCTGCCTCTCATTTTCTTCCcttgaattttgttgttgttgaagaaCCCATTTATTTGTCCAATAAAGTTCTCTACACCTTAATTGTGCTAACTGTATTCTGTGTAAATGTGTTCCTCTCTCCTTTGCATGTCCTGCAAGTTGATGTTGGATCTAGAAAACCGAACGGAtgcaggttttatttatttcttatttttatttttgcttttctgcaaCTACTCCACAAGAGACGTTGTACTTGATTCACGGCAGCCAAATTGTACTGATTAGAACAACTTTGGTTGGAAACCCCAAGTCAGACCAGCTTAACCAATAAGAAAAGCCGCATCTCCCACAACCAGAGAGCTGGAGTAACCTGAGGGCCCCAGGGAGGAGACAGTTACTGAACAGAAAAAGTTTCCTGGGCTCCAGGTTCCTCTTCTCCAGGTTGATGTTTTCATTGTTAGCCGCATCCTAGGGCTTGCTCTCTTTAGAATTCACGTTGGCAATAGAATTCTAGATGTCACCTCCTGACAGGAGAACCTCCAGGGGATGACAAGATACTTGCTTTCTTAGGTGTGGAAGCCTAGCCCTGCCGCCTAGCAACAGTCCTTCCGCCTGTCTCATTGGCTGCAATTGTCACGTGGCCATTCTGAACCAATCATCATGGAGGGAAAGAGACTAACCCTCATGATTGGCTCAGTCTAATCAGCAATAATCACCGGAGCTGGAGGTAGAGTCTGTTGCAGTTACCTATAGCTGCATAAAATGAATATTGCACGTTCCTGCTTAGTGAATATTTCTGAAGGAAAATgttacctagaagtggaattgctggatctcagactatttttatacttataaggtcctttattttatttcatttatttatttatttatttattattattattttttgctatttcttgggccgctcccgcggcatatggaagttcccaggctaggggtctaatcggagctgtggccaccggcctacgccagagccatagcaacgcaggatctgagccgtgtctgcaacctacaccacagctcacggcaacgccggatcattaacccactgagcaagggcagggaccaaacccgcaacctcatggttcctagtcgtattcgttaaccactgcgccacgacgggaactccaaggtccttTATTTTATACAGAAGTGATCAAATTGTCCTCTAAAAAATTGATTGTTGTGTCAATATACACTTCACCAACGGCGGAAAGGGAAAACAAGAGTCAGAGGAGTGCAGTGGTTAAAAACTGGGCTCTAGCAGGCActatgcctggcttcaaagcccagcacctggagttcccgctgtggcgccgcagaaatgaatccaagtagtgaccacaaggttgcaggttcaatccctggtgtcgctgagtgggttggggatctggtgttgccgtgagctgtggtgagagtcgcaaatgcggctcgaatcccctgttgctgtggctgtggcataggccagcagccacagctccaattcgacccctagcatgggaacctctatgtgccacaggtatggccctaaaaaaaaaaaaaaaaaaggcccagcgCCTCTAAGTAACATCCCTATGAATTTTGGGCAACTAGtataacttctctgtgcctcagttttcctaccTCTCTATGGGGAGGCAGTGGAGCAAGGTGGAGAGTGCCGGCAGAAACTGAGAGGCGAGCCTGGCTCTGGCCTTGTAGGGGCTCTTAAAGCATGCCATGGGGTCTGAGTGGACTCTTAAGAGCCATGTGGGCTTAGGGGATTGGAAGGATTTTAAACAGGAGAGTGACATGTCCAGATTCAGGACTGTGTCACTTGG
It encodes the following:
- the ABHD11 gene encoding protein ABHD11 isoform X1; the encoded protein is MLRCARAWRLPHRGIGPSSPSFSRVPVALSSSQGGTEPRPVPLSYKLLDGEVARPPLVFLHGLFGSKANFSSIAKALAQQTGRRVLTVDARNHGDSPHSPDMSYEAMSQDLQDLLPQLGLVPCVLIGHSMGGKTAMLLALQRPELVERLIAVDISPVESTSSSNFPNYVAAMKAIDLPNGASLSSARKLASEKLSSVIQSISVRQFLLTNLVEVDGHFVWRVNLDALSQHWDKILNFPPRQESYSGPALFLIGGNSQFVLPSHHPEIRRLFPRAQMQTLPNAGHLVHSDSPQDFMAAIRSFLA
- the ABHD11 gene encoding protein ABHD11 isoform X3 is translated as MSYEAMSQDLQDLLPQLGLVPCVLIGHSMGGKTAMLLALQRPELVERLIAVDISPVESTSSSNFPNYVAAMKAIDLPNGASLSSARKLASEKLSSVIQSISVRQFLLTNLVEVDGHFVWRVNLDALSQHWDKILNFPPRQESYSGPALFLIGGNSQFVLPSHHPEIRRLFPRAQMQTLPNAGHLVHSDSPQDFMAAIRSFLA
- the ABHD11 gene encoding protein ABHD11 isoform X2 — protein: MLRCARAWRLPHRGIGPSSPSFSRVPVALSSSQGGTEPRPVPLSYKLLDGEVARPPLVFLHGLFGSKANFSSIAKALAQQTGRRVLTVDARNHGDSPHSPDMSYEAMSQDLQDLLPQLGLVPCVLIGHSMGGKTAMLLALQRPELVERLIAVDISPVESTSSSNFPNYVAAMKAIDLPNGASLSSARKLASEKLSSVIQSISVRQFLLTNLVEVDGHFVWRVNLDALSQHWDKILNFPPRQESYSGPALFLIGGNSQFVLDSPQDFMAAIRSFLA